The sequence ATTAGACAGATCTCCTGCACCAGTGTTTTTTGGTTTACCTCTCGATACCTAAAGCGGACTTACACGTTTGTTATCTTTCATGATGTAATGTTTGTTCTTTTAAGTCCCAGGCACTCCCGTAACGTTGGGTATATTCTGTACAGCAGAGAGTGCATACGCGAGATTTGCCTACGTCATCGCATACCCAAAGGACGTCAGTTTACGGTAGTGGGAagcagcacagacagacagacgggaaATTGAGTGTTTTGGGATCATAGCTCAACATCAGTACCTGACTGTCCTTACATGgctgacacaaacatacaacaaAACACGGTAGGCTGATGTATTGTTTAATCAATCTGGTGTGAGTCCGGCTAAGGTTTGTGGAAAGCAAACCTTTTGCAGTATTGTGCAATGGCtccagtgagtgagtgtaggCTACCTTGTAGGCCTACAAGTCCAAGAAAAAAGGCCAGGTAGGCTATAGAAAACACAACATACATTACGTCATACATATACTTAGATGACAAGACAGGCTACTAAACATATTGGACGAACTAAATATGGAATTAGACCCTGTGCTGTGTTATGAAATCCCGATCTGCAAATAGAAGCTGTAGAAATCCTCATCCATTCTGGTTACTGTCATCAAAACCTGATGTTCGCATAATTTGGAAGCAATAGGCCTAAACAAATCTTAGTCTTTTATGACAATGGTTTCATATGCTGAGATATTACCTAATTTATCACTATTAAATGCTACAATCAGCTTGTTTGTCCCTGGTGAACTTGGTACAAATTCAAGTTTAGTTGTGGCAAACTGCTTGGGTGCCACTGTTCCAATTCTgtagagacaaaaaaaagtacCATTGACATATTAACGTCTTTAAATTCATGAACATCAGCGTCTCACACATGTTGCTGTTACTGTAAGTCATACATTTTGGGTCATGTAATAGGCCTATGCCTCCACTAGGTTTGTGTGGCTTATGTCTTAAGGATCAAGTAGACTTGTTTTGTAACATGGACTATAATTCCATTCCATGAGGTATGATTTTAACACAACTTGCATAAGATTGGCATTATGAGCTATGGCTATTGCGGTTAGTTTTCACTTACTTGTGTACAATATCTTGTCCATCAGTGAGATGAATTCCCTTTATGGAAAAGGCACACTCGTGCAAAGGCACTGGCAGAGGATTCGGAAGTGTGATATCTGCAGTCAACTTCTGGTTTACTCTTGGTATGCCAACAATCTGCCACAGAGAATAAATGTCAGGTCTGGTCTTTGCCATTATCTCATCTCACATGAATTCAAAATACTTTCAGTTCAGTTATTTGAAATGAGACTTGTATTTTGGATCAGTATGTTTATATACACTGCCTGGCAAAAAAAAGTCACACATTCTAATATTTTGTTGGTCTGCCTTTAGCTTTGATTACGGCACACATTTGCAGTGGCATTGTTTCCAGGAGCTTTTTTCATTGTCACACCATTTATTTCCATCCAGCTTTGCATTTCGCCAAGATCTTGTATTGATGACGGGAGATTCGGACCACTGTGCAAAGTCTTCTACAGCACATCCCAAAGATTCTCAATGGGGTTAAGGTCTGGACTCTGTGTCTGGAGATGATGTTTCATGCTCCCTGAACCACTCTTTCACAATTTGAGCCCGATGAATCCTGGCATTGTCATCTTGGAATATGCCCGTGCCATCAGGGAAGAAAAAATCCATTAATGGAATAACCTGGTCATTCAGTATATTCAGGTAGTCAGCTGACCTAATTCTTTGGGCACATAACGTTGTTGAACCTAGACCTGACCAACTGCAGCAACCCTAGATCATAGCATTGGCCCCACAGGGAGGCTCTTACCTATTTGCTTATTTAAATCCAGGTGGTGACCTTTTTTTTGGCCAGGCAGTGTACTTTGGATGGTGATTGTACTGGTTGCCACTGTATGTAAAAATCCAATACATAACACTCGCCTTGGTTAATAGCATAATATTGTTCTACGAAAATGAAGCAAACAGAACAGACATCGGTAAAGAACATGGTGAGCATGCCAATATGGCAAAATTGGACTTAATTGTAATCACAATTGTAATCACAACAAGTGCACACAATTCAAAGGCTTCATTATTAAATTCAGAAGTAGACTTGATCCCCCAAAATACCTTGAGTATATAGTAATTAAGATGCACCAGTGGGCTGAAATCAAAGAAGTTGTTCTTACATTAATAACTATATTTGGTGAATCCAAGACAATGGTCTTTACTTCCTTATGAAACTGCCTGGATTCTGACTCAATAAGAAGAACCTTCAGCTTGATCAGCCTCTCATCTGTTATGGATGGGCCATACAGAGAATATTCCACTCGGAGTGGGCTGGATATCTCTGCAGAGGTAAAAAGATTATAAAACATTACTCACAAAAGAAACACACTGAAAGATGATTTCAGAAGCAATTTAGATGTAGGACAATTCAGAGGTTTGAAGGAGATTTGCTTAAAGTCTGTTAAACAGCTATTTATAGTGATTTATGTGCAGTTATTAAACCTCGCTTTTGTCATAATCATTGTATTGACAGACACAACAAACCTTGGAAAGGTTCAACCTTAAGCTCGGGAACATCAGTGAATCCACAAGTGTCTCCTATTCTGCCATTGTAATGAAGCACCCGTGCATAGAACATCAATAGGAAAGTTTTAGGGATGGGTGAATTATTCCTGACAATGGCCAAGACATCAAAGTCGGTGCCGATCATGGTGGACTTTGCAATCTTTATTTTGATGTGAACCCCAGGCTCCTCGTCAGTCTTCAGGAGCTTGTTGTGGTGTTGGGCCTTTTCAAacaccttcctctcctcctccgagCCTGAAACGTATGCATACACCTCCAGCATGATTTCACACTCTCACCACTGATGCCTTTCACCTCAACGCTAAGTCTATGAGAACTGAAAGCACATAAAATACACTACTAGTAAATTTGAATATCTGGTATAACACAGCCAGTTTGATGTATAAAACAAATTTAACAATAGGGTCTGTTTTCCCATTGCAATTGATATATGAAATGTTTCCTAAAATAGTAAGGATGTGATTGctttgtataagtataagtattgtatatactcttttgatcccgtgatggaaatttggtctctgcatttatcccaatccgtgaattactggtagtgaaacacactcagcacacagtgaacacacagtgaggtgaagcacacactaatcccagcgcagtgagctgcccgTTACAACAGCACTATCCATTTTGGAAAAGCTGAAAATAACAAAAGAAATATAACTGAAAGGTGCTCTAAGTCATGTTACGCAGTTTCTAAGCtgaaacattttttgtaacatacagcaatcatctcctcactatccactagctgcctgttccctgaatacactgtataaaaaaagaaatgcggcctctgtggacaacccaggctccaaaaacagcaacaaaaacacctggtccagcctggaccattaaacataaaaaactgttccagccaatcaccgacgaGCACGTTCATGTCAGTTTCAATTGTACgggaagggggagggaggggcgagctagctttctgtttagtttgaaacgtcaacagaagtgacgttacccaaccgTGCTTAGAGAACCTTTAAGATAACAAAATGTGTTCCTTTTTCTTTTACAATAAAATTGGAATGCCATTTGCCAAGTAGTGAAGAGGAAATAAGCTGTTCAAGCAGGGAGACATATTAAAGCAACGAGACATTTTGTGATCTTACCTTCGGGATATTTGTAGAGATTAGTGATGTCATGTCTTTCATCCTTGCCAACAGCTTTGGTGCTGATATGATGTCCAACCTCTGTTGTGTCTCCACTGATCTTAACTGTATTCCCGTTCTTCAGCCTGACCAGTGTCACAACATCGGCGTTGACTTCAGCGTACACAAATGGAGCATCGTACTTCAGCGTCAGTTCACCCTCTTTGATGCCTGATACAGGTACTGGGCCACAACAGAAAACACCTGAAGAGCAAACCAAATATATTTGTTTATATAGCATAATTGACAATGAAGATGTTTTTTCCTCTATGCAGGATCCTACCCACACATAGAGTAAACTGTACTTCAGAATGTAGAAATAATTAATGATGCATATAAATTATCTGATATATCCAGAAATGTCCAGGGACAAAAGTCAGTAGCCTTGACAGAACTATTTATTCTGTTCTattttactatttatttatcttcTTACATTGATGCCCTATTATGTTAcattttgatagatagatagatagatagatagatagatagatagatagatagatgtcagTATTCCTGCTTTCATGACACCTCCTGGACATTTTGGGTATTTGCAACCATGtgcctttgttttctttgtgtaagATCCCGCCCTCACCTGTCATGTTTCACTTCCTGTTGTCAGCCTAGTCAGCCATTTTGTGCTCACCTGTTTCTTGTTTGCCCCTTTCTGATTGTCTGCTCACCTGTTCTTTATTTAGTCCTAAtgattaggcctacttattCTGTGTGTTGTCGGCCCCAGTGATTTGTCTGAGCACTTTCAAGTCTCTGTTGGATTCTACCTGTTGGTCTGTCTACCCGCCTGTTTGAATTCTGTCTGTGACCTGTCTTTTGGATTATCTGCCTGTCTGTGCCTTTTGGACTGCTTCTCAGACCTGACCTTTGCCTGCCTGTGGATTACTCTTTGGACTGTGTGTCTGGTTTGTCAGCCTTTTGCCATTTTCAGTTTTGTGACCGAGTGTCTGCCTTTTGTTCAGTTTCCACCGTATGACGAAGTTTTTTGTTGGAGTTGTTTTCTTCTGTTGAATAAACTTTTTGAACTAACTCTGCACTTGGGTCTGAACTATTTACGAAacctgatagatagatagatagatagatagatatctaGATAGATATCTAGATAGATAAACGTAGATTCAGTAACAGGACAGCAGCAAGTACAGTACAATGTACAACATACAACAATAGATTAATAACGGCACCAGGCATAGACCCTGAAAGAGCGCAATAGCTAACATCACTGCTAAAGTGCAATGTACAAAGTACATATGGCAGAAAACAGATaacaataaaatcaatgctGACTGTTCAGAGGCAGAGATACTACACAGCAGCATTAGTCAGCAGTTCTTGTCAAAAAGTCTGATTGCTGCAGGAAGAAAGAACCTCCTAAATCTTTCTATGGAGCAtgtaagtataaatatataagtatactcttttgatcccgtgagggaaatttggtctctgcatttatcccaatccgtgaattagtgaaacacactcggtacacagtgaacacacagtgaggtgaagcacacactaatcccaacgcagtgagctgcctgcatcagtggcgctcggggagcagtgaggggttaggtgccttgctcaagggcacttcagctgtgtaTGTGGACactggagagcagtgctcaaccacttcccccgcccacatttttcctactggtcgggtattgaaccggcaacccttcggttacaagcccgaagccttaaccagtaggccacggctgcctccaATGTAGGTAATTGGAGCCGTTGACTCATCACTTTTAACAAAGATGCTATGGATGCACGGGTGGTCCTCCCATGACGGAACACCCCTAAGCTTCCTCATGTTTCTCTGCTCTAAAATAGCCTAGAGAACTAGGGCTTAGGCCTATAATTGACCCTGCCCTTTTAAGGACTTTATTCATCCTGTTCCTATCATCCACTGTCAGGCTGCCACCCCAACATACAACAGCATAAAAAAGGACACTTCCTAAAATACCATGATAAAAATTATTTAAAATAGGTCTGCTGATTTCAAATGACCTAAGTTTTCTAAGGAAAAACAATCTGGACCGGGCCTTTTTTAAGATCATATTGCTGTCCACATATTGCTGTCATATTGCTGTCCACTGATCATATTGCTTCCAGTCCTGTTTGTTGTCCACATGAACACCCAGGTATTTGTATGAGGGGACCACCACTACTGACTATCCTTTAATCAGGATGGGGGTTACCTTAGCTTTTCTTCTCCTAAAAATCAATGATGAGGTCCTTTGTTTTCAATTGATGAACTTACACGTATCACTTATGATAAATGAGTGAAGATGTGAGCATGGGCATGTTTCCTCTGCTCTAATTTTTTAGTTACTTATTCCTCTATTCCTGTATGTTGTGTTATCCAGTATATGTTGCATATCCAGTGCTATGGTAATAAATGAAAAGCATCTAGAGAAAGATAAAAACTTGATATTGTCAAGCAGTGGCAAGTATcaatacatttatatttatttattttaggcaCAGATGTCTACTCTAATAACATTTTCTTTTGCCCACAAGATGGCATAAGACCTCGTTCCTTTCTTACAGAAGAAATGGAAAGGTAGTCAGTAAAACAAATTTATAGCAGGAAGTTGGCTACTGAGACTCCTACTTCAAACAATATATGGGACAAATACTGTACATTGATGTCTCCATCTGCGTATTGGCCCCAGATTAGTTGTCTGTTGGATTATAATTGAGCTCAGATGCCAAACCCTCTAAACGCCACCTCCGAGAAAAATGAGAAAacgatggtgagtgaatgctcttCACACATAGTATATGTTAACTCTCTTTCTGGTCTGAAATATTAATACGTAGGAAAAAACCTATAGGAACCTGATtaaaaaatgctcatttaaaagaaaagtggtcagacggatttagagggttttgcatctgagcTCTTCAATAATAAAGTGACTGTGTGGGCAACCTGTGAGGAAAACAGGGATTTAAAGAGCGCCTCCAGATTGTCAGATATGCCCCTAAACCTAGACATGATGTGAGATAATTACCATCGCTCCGTTCTTGTGGAGTTGGGTCACTCGCTTGCCAGCCGCCAAAACCTTCTTTCAGATCAGGGCGAGCCATCCAGCTGTCTATCCACACATGGAAGTTCCTGTAGACACAGTTGTACAGTGCAGAAGATAGGCCTTACTTAGCACTGTAGCACAACTGGCAAAGCTACTAACACCAAGCCAAACCGGTAAAACAAGGTGCTATGTAAACAACATTTGATATGCTGTATGCTATTGATGGCTTGACCTTATCTTGGTTGACATAAGTTTTAAAATGGCAGGGAATATAATGTCTGTATTTATAGGCTTACCATATGGAGTCGTCACCAATGTCTTCAGAATTTTCGTCAAACAAGTATTCAATTACCAGGTTGGAGTCGGTGTCATGGGCTGATCCGTAGTTAGTGACCACTCGGCATGGAATGCCCAGGGCTCTGGAAACTTCATTCAGAAACATGATAAATGCCATATTATCGGGGCTTAAAGTTCTCAGGCACTGTGTCTGATTTCTGCCGTAGATCAGGTCATTAAAGATAACCATTGGCCACTGAtggccactgaagcacatcttcaatttgagcctacgccttggacaagttccaacactgtggaagacatcatgtcttacccctgtccctaagaagccacaccctagtgagcttaatgactacagacctgtctctcttacatcacatgtgatgaagacaatggagcgattggtcttaggtatactcagaccccaggtacgccatgcactagacccgttacagtttgcataccaggagaaagtgggcgtggatttccgcaggtctaagcccactctgctaccagtccacattgatggggtcaatgtggaggtggttagcacctacaagtatctgggtctccacctggacaataaactggactggtcagccaacactgatgcactctacaagaaagggcagagcaggctgtacttcctgaggaggctgcggtccttcaatgtgtgcagtaagctcctcaggatgttctaccagtctgttgttgccagcatcctcttctatgccgtagtatgttggggaggaagcacaaggaagaaggatgcggggcgaattgacaggctggtaaggaaagctggctctgtagtgggagctgaactggagtgcatcacttcactatctgacaaaaggaccctgaacaaactgatcaacatcttggacaatgagtgtcacccactccacagcactattgttaagcagaagagcctgatcagctggagacttcgctcactgcttTGCACAACTGacactgagaaagtcatttgtcctcagggccattgaactgttcaatgcctcacttaagggaagaggagagatagacttctctgcatagtctgtctgcctcttcaccccctccatgtttggatactgtctgtccactagccacttttaccactgtctttatgcctcactgtttgcgtgctatattagcacatatgcataaccccccccccccccccccccctccatgccacagccgaactgtggccacacttatacattttctttaaatagttaaatatatagatatatagactttactttactttatttctgcattgttgcactgttggacttactcatttgcactatcaccatgaccactatcaccattgcactaccaccatgacactcattcacacagagcaccttagagcaccttaccataccttactatgcacagagaatcacaggctcagtccctgcctcagtcattgcaagcgcctctgattgattaatcaccactatgtggatactgtttttagaattgatttagattgttagttagtataatttgtattttagtatatttagcatattctttatcttctactgtccttattgcttagttgtgtttttatattatatactttaattactgtttctgctgttaaagaatgtgtttgtgttgtctgtatgctgctgagaccttgaatttcccctggggatcaataaagtatctatctatctatctaaagatTTGAAAATATGTAATTATATTTTAGAATTATACAACTTTCTTTAACTCAGTTTCTTATAACTTCAAGTGTGGACCTTTTTCTTGCTTTGAGCCCTGTATTATACTTATGCTGCCAAAGTCAGCATGGCATTTCGTCCCAATGATATGAGGCTACATGGGCATCACAATGACACTCGAGATTGTATGAACGTCACAATCTCCACTGCAAATCGACATGTTGCAAGTAAAGACTGTTTTCAGGCCCCACTTCATGAAGTTTGCAGTGTTGTGCTCAAATAAGCGACTGCATTAACACATGAATAATATCAATAAGCCCTTCACATTGTGTtgcagttacagtttttctcagtcgctttggtgcttttctcacatcactattaacatttgcacagcagttagtgcatttctcaaaacaattagtgcaaactgcaaaacctagtggataacctgcaaaagcacgtcacttgctcaaaatggatagtccattcctcaaaagcaagtatttatgtcaatgaaactgccagtgtcatcaaaatgagaagtcttgacatcatcgtttatgaacaagatagtcaaatggctttgtcatgttttcattatgacagtttatgctctcagtgttttcccatgcaaaaaaaggtcagaactcggtgacactacctgaaaatgctcaagacagcactatacagtacttgtacagccatttgaaaactaaagttataaattgctgtagttaggggagtaagtgagtacaagacactgaatatgtacatttcacagttttactgtatatgctctttgcaattctacagcattgtgacagaatttgataactagttcacaaattttgtatgtaatgactcaagcaatgaaatgaagactattagttttattgggaacgactattcagcatccataagtacagtttattttgactgacatgacaaagcaactgatacatgttcaaaagcatttgcaatttgttcagaggaaggagaaattgctactatgatgtgcacaaatgactaaatgttgtggaggttgaactaatagttatgagaattttcattctgatctgagaaaagcacaaaagcgactgagaaaaactgtaatgtaacgcgcacacacgcatgcacacagtaCTGTAAAAGCTATGATTAAAATACTATTACCTGCACAGGCCACAGCAGCAAACACCCAGCACTGCCCGTACCGCACTGGTTTAAACTCGCTGTCATTCCACTGGCGGAGAATGTCGCTGCTGCCTGTCCAGAACGTGGGCTTGACTCCCCCCGTGTAATCCCCTGACCAGTTTCCCATGAGCACTCCTCTGTCATCATAGCTGTTAATCTAGACGGGTAAAAGAACATATTTATTATCAGCTAATGACATTGGCTCTGCTTTTATTTATGGAAACGATAATATGTCTCTAGGGCACATAACAGGTGTAGATGTATCGACTTGGAGGACAACTCCGGTCTAAGGACAACTTATTTTCGAATGATGATAACGAGTGTGAACTTTCTTTGGGGACCAAAAAGACGTTAAAAATATGGAACCTTAAGAAAGTTGACCAGGGCAAAAGgaacaaaaaataattttctAATCAATCACATGCCCCACATATCTCACTTGTGTTTTCCTAAATACTCTCTCATCCCTTATCATTGGTAAATGTGTTGATTTAAAATGTGCCTACCATTGCGCTCAACACACGCGACACATAGACAGGGTTCCTTCTGGCAGAGCAGTCCTGATCTGCATCATGGATAAACTTTGGGTTTTCATCCAGGATCCTCAGACAGATGTCCAAAATGCCAGGCTCAAACTGCAACATTTGAGAGCCATATTAtgcagataaaaaataaaacacattttccCCCTTGCAAACATAATGTATTCATTcagtttttatttcattattaaaGTGAAATAATGTAGGAATCCCCCTTTATGTACATTttcaacatattgggtactcaTTTAGTGCTAAGGGCGTACCCAATTTGTCTAAAACCAAGGAAAAGGATCATACTCCCATGCTGTTCATGATCCCATGCTGTTACACAGTGCAATACAAGTAGTTTCCCACCTAAAACTAGAAAGTTGCTATGTCCGTAATCGCATAAAGCTGCTCAAAACAAAGGCAGAAGTCCCGTTTGTCATGTTATTATGATGAACATTATGTTACGGTCAAAAAACTGTTAAGGGTGCCTTTGATAAATTAACTCGAAAAGTTAAAAGGGAAGCCTTTTTTCCCTCTAGATGTGAATAATGGTATAGGCTTGTTGCAGTTACTGGGGCTTCtttaagaaaaaagaaaaacatttcaaTGCATATCTGAGAGACCACTGTAAATGCCTAATGCGTATATGGAAAGGGTATAAGGACTTACCTGGCCAAAGGTCCATGGCAGCTCCTGAAAGCGCGGAGGTGTCCCTCGGAAAATAACCCCATCCTGACACAGTACATActcatttctctcctcctcattctcCATGTACACAGCATCTCCTGTTTCAATAAGAATGTAAATAATGCAAAGTGCTTCTGTCTGGAAGCATGCACAGGACTCAAGACACAAtgcaaagttaaacatttttaagaggtatactgtatgtctctgtCTAGTGTCCTTTGAATGGAACGTGTTTCTGTCTGGAAGCATGCACAGGACTCAAGACACTGTGATATACAGAGTTTTAGCAACAAAGGGGCATTCTTTGACACAAtgcaaagttaaacatttttaAGAGGTATGTATGTCTCTGTCTAGTGTCCTTTGAATGGAACACAATACTGTAGAAACTGATCATCACAAGGAAATTTATGTAAGCTATATTTTTATAGTCAAAAGTTAAAGTTaactggtatttagcagacgcttttatctaTAGTGACATGGACTCGCAGCAgcgggaatcaaacccaggTCGACTGATCTGACAGTCAGTGACAATTCTGCTGCTCCACCATGTCCATATTGGATATTTTAGCATGTAAAtccgacaggacagtgaagagtggagAGCAAATGAATGGGAGAGAAATGGGGAAAGGGTTTGGGAAAGGACATCAATCGGACTCGAATCTGGGTGCGCATTGTGCACTCACGACTCCTCTACACATGCAAAAAATTGACATCAAATTTTTCATCATTCTAATGCATAACACTTACTTCTGCACCAAGGGTTGAAAAGCATGATGAATTCAGCGAGGCTGACAGCGTTAATCTGGCCCATAAGGAGGTTGTACTTCCCAATCGGAGCGTCAGCAGGAGAGCTTATGGTCAGAGACAAGGTTTTCTCATCCTTGGCAGACATGGTAGCACTCCAACTGCTCTTGTCTATGGCATCGCTCACAGTAAAAGTAACCCTCGTGCCTGACTCGCTCGATGGGAGTGGACCTGTTGACAGCCACTCAATTTGAGGTGAAGGTTTCAAATGGAAGGAAGAAGAAGGTAAGACTTCATGTAGTAAATCATCCCAAAAATATCCCAAAATAAATCACAGAATATAATTCTGACAACTAGATTCATCCTAGATTACGGGTAAAGGTAGTTCTTCTGAACAATCTAACCATTCAAACCAACAAACTGAGATTCACG comes from Alosa sapidissima isolate fAloSap1 chromosome 7, fAloSap1.pri, whole genome shotgun sequence and encodes:
- the tgm2a gene encoding protein-glutamine gamma-glutamyltransferase 2a isoform X3 yields the protein MDQALDIDRCDLESKANNTEHHTDENGVDRLIVRRGRPFTIVLHLRQSFQPQPGKAPTLTVQTGPLPSSESGTRVTFTVSDAIDKSSWSATMSAKDEKTLSLTISSPADAPIGKYNLLMGQINAVSLAEFIMLFNPWCRRDAVYMENEEERNEYVLCQDGVIFRGTPPRFQELPWTFGQFEPGILDICLRILDENPKFIHDADQDCSARRNPVYVSRVLSAMINSYDDRGVLMGNWSGDYTGGVKPTFWTGSSDILRQWNDSEFKPVRYGQCWVFAAVACAVSRALGIPCRVVTNYGSAHDTDSNLVIEYLFDENSEDIGDDSIWNFHVWIDSWMARPDLKEGFGGWQASDPTPQERSDGVFCCGPVPVSGIKEGELTLKYDAPFVYAEVNADVVTLVRLKNGNTVKISGDTTEVGHHISTKAVGKDERHDITNLYKYPEGSEEERKVFEKAQHHNKLLKTDEEPGVHIKIKIAKSTMIGTDFDVLAIVRNNSPIPKTFLLMFYARVLHYNGRIGDTCGFTDVPELKVEPFQEISSPLRVEYSLYGPSITDERLIKLKVLLIESESRQFHKEVKTIVLDSPNIVINIVGIPRVNQKLTADITLPNPLPVPLHECAFSIKGIHLTDGQDIVHKIGTVAPKQFATTKLEFVPSSPGTNKLIVAFNSDKLGNISAYETIVIKD
- the tgm2a gene encoding protein-glutamine gamma-glutamyltransferase 2a isoform X1 yields the protein MFGMRSKTFRAFCRGTVTRGVTAWFGSCTSIKVVQRVMQKAQSISGCGLPSIQNLYNRQFVSNRRRVITDPSHPSHTLDIDRCDLESKANNTEHHTDENGVDRLIVRRGRPFTIVLHLRQSFQPQPGKAPTLTVQTGPLPSSESGTRVTFTVSDAIDKSSWSATMSAKDEKTLSLTISSPADAPIGKYNLLMGQINAVSLAEFIMLFNPWCRRDAVYMENEEERNEYVLCQDGVIFRGTPPRFQELPWTFGQFEPGILDICLRILDENPKFIHDADQDCSARRNPVYVSRVLSAMINSYDDRGVLMGNWSGDYTGGVKPTFWTGSSDILRQWNDSEFKPVRYGQCWVFAAVACAVSRALGIPCRVVTNYGSAHDTDSNLVIEYLFDENSEDIGDDSIWNFHVWIDSWMARPDLKEGFGGWQASDPTPQERSDGVFCCGPVPVSGIKEGELTLKYDAPFVYAEVNADVVTLVRLKNGNTVKISGDTTEVGHHISTKAVGKDERHDITNLYKYPEGSEEERKVFEKAQHHNKLLKTDEEPGVHIKIKIAKSTMIGTDFDVLAIVRNNSPIPKTFLLMFYARVLHYNGRIGDTCGFTDVPELKVEPFQEISSPLRVEYSLYGPSITDERLIKLKVLLIESESRQFHKEVKTIVLDSPNIVINIVGIPRVNQKLTADITLPNPLPVPLHECAFSIKGIHLTDGQDIVHKIGTVAPKQFATTKLEFVPSSPGTNKLIVAFNSDKLGNISAYETIVIKD
- the tgm2a gene encoding protein-glutamine gamma-glutamyltransferase 2a isoform X2; its protein translation is MFGMRSKTFRAFCRGTVTRGVTAWFGSCTSIKVVQRVMQKAQSISGCGLPSIQNLYNRQFVSNRRRVITDPSHPSHTLDIDRCDLESKANNTEHHTDENGVDRLIVRRGRPFTIVLHLRQSFQPQPGKAPTLTVQTGPLPSSESGTRVTFTVSDAIDKSSWSATMSAKDEKTLSLTISSPADAPIGKYNLLMGQINAVSLAEFIMLFNPWCRRDAVYMENEEERNEYVLCQDGVIFRGTPPRFQELPWTFGQFEPGILDICLRILDENPKFIHDADQDCSARRNPVYVSRVLSAMINSYDDRGVLMGNWSGDYTGGVKPTFWTGSSDILRQWNDSEFKPVRYGQCWVFAAVACAVSRALGIPCRVVTNYGSAHDTDSNLVIEYLFDENSEDIGDDSIWNFHVWIDSWMARPDLKEGFGGWQASDPTPQERSDGVFCCGPVPVSGIKEGELTLKYDAPFVYAEVNADVVTLVRLKNGNTVKISGDTTEVGHHISTKAVGKDERHDITNLYKYPEGSEEERKVFEKAQHHNKLLKTDEEPGVHIKIKIAKSTMIGTDFDVLAIVRNNSPIPKTFLLMFYARVLHYNGRIGDTCGFTDVPELKVEPFQEISSPLRVEYSLYGPSITDERLIKLKVLLIESESRQFHKEVKTIVLDSPNIVINWQPVQSPSKVHCLAKKKVTTWI